The Alteromonas stellipolaris genome includes a region encoding these proteins:
- the ftsE gene encoding cell division ATP-binding protein FtsE, producing MIKFEQVSKTYPGGQRALSKVDFHIAPGEMAFLTGHSGAGKSTLLKLISIMERPTVGRVLINGHDLNAISRRDIAYIRRDIGMIFQSHQLLMDKSVFDNVALPLVIEGYTHKEIGKRVDAALEMVGLRDKSRNLPIMLSGGEQQRVGIARAVVNKPPLLLADEPTGNLDPKLSMEIIRLFEDFNQAGVSVFIATHDLGLIARMKYRTLTLKDGQMITDGLTDDLNGNWQ from the coding sequence ATGATAAAGTTTGAGCAAGTAAGCAAAACCTACCCCGGTGGACAACGGGCGTTGAGTAAAGTCGATTTTCACATCGCCCCTGGAGAAATGGCTTTTCTTACCGGCCACTCTGGCGCAGGGAAAAGCACGCTGCTTAAACTTATCAGTATTATGGAACGCCCTACAGTAGGTCGTGTACTGATAAACGGTCATGACCTCAATGCTATTAGCCGAAGAGATATTGCCTACATTCGTCGCGATATAGGCATGATTTTCCAGAGCCATCAATTGTTGATGGACAAGTCGGTTTTCGACAATGTGGCGCTTCCACTTGTGATAGAAGGGTACACCCACAAGGAAATTGGTAAGCGTGTCGATGCCGCACTAGAAATGGTAGGGTTACGAGATAAAAGCCGCAACTTACCCATTATGTTATCAGGCGGCGAACAACAACGGGTTGGTATAGCACGCGCTGTTGTTAACAAGCCTCCCTTACTTCTTGCCGACGAGCCTACCGGAAACCTTGACCCGAAACTTTCTATGGAAATTATTCGCTTGTTTGAAGATTTCAACCAAGCCGGTGTATCTGTGTTCATCGCTACCCATGATTTAGGGCTAATTGCCCGAATGAAATATCGCACACTCACTTTAAAAGACGGCCAAATGATTACCGACGGGCTAACTGATGACTTAAATGGGAACTGGCAATGA
- the ftsY gene encoding signal recognition particle-docking protein FtsY, with the protein MSKLFGWFGKNKKANKQKAQENQDQKSVDQSAVLPDESQTSDAEQPPSTAAPVVKDTAGSDLSEDANSASIDPAQSDLAESAAPVANEPVSVPVEKEDAAPVGVVPDKLDAVEIADEASSPASVNDGENAEKSLETPFQELESKQESEAPAVEFPIQTASVLEAEAEAEAEAEAEAEAEAEAEAEAEAEAEAADIANEPVVETAPVVEAAPAPKEKKSLFSRLKESLSRTKANLGSGLVSLFKGKAIDDELYEDLETQLLVADVGMDTTQKIITHLTDSASRKDLKDAEALLDILKQQMAGMLSKVNEPLSDAINAHNSDEGPFVILMVGVNGVGKTTTIGKLAKQFQQQGKKVMLAAGDTFRAAAVEQLQVWGERNSIPVIAQHTGADSASVLYDALEAAKSRKTDILIADTAGRLQNKDNLMEELKKVVRVMKKLNPNAPHEVMLTLDAGTGQNAISQAKLFNQAVGLTGITLTKLDGTAKGGVIFSIADKFGIPIRYIGVGEGIDDLRQFDGQEFIDALFSEIDSGE; encoded by the coding sequence ATGTCGAAACTTTTTGGCTGGTTCGGTAAGAACAAAAAAGCAAATAAGCAAAAAGCACAGGAAAACCAAGATCAAAAGTCAGTTGATCAAAGCGCAGTTTTACCTGATGAATCACAAACTTCAGACGCCGAGCAGCCACCTAGCACTGCCGCGCCAGTGGTCAAAGACACTGCCGGTAGTGACCTATCGGAAGATGCCAATAGCGCTTCAATAGACCCTGCCCAGAGCGATTTAGCTGAAAGCGCAGCACCAGTAGCAAATGAGCCGGTGTCAGTACCTGTCGAGAAAGAAGACGCTGCGCCAGTGGGCGTGGTACCTGACAAGTTAGATGCAGTTGAAATAGCCGATGAAGCTAGTTCGCCAGCGTCAGTAAATGATGGTGAAAATGCCGAGAAATCGCTTGAAACGCCATTTCAAGAACTTGAATCAAAGCAAGAAAGTGAAGCGCCTGCTGTTGAATTTCCAATTCAAACAGCTAGCGTTTTAGAAGCAGAAGCAGAAGCAGAAGCAGAAGCAGAAGCAGAAGCAGAAGCAGAAGCAGAAGCAGAAGCAGAAGCAGAAGCAGAAGCAGAAGCAGCCGACATTGCTAACGAGCCCGTTGTGGAAACTGCACCTGTAGTTGAGGCAGCACCAGCTCCAAAAGAGAAAAAATCACTATTCTCGCGCCTTAAAGAAAGCTTGTCTCGCACTAAAGCAAACTTAGGTAGCGGCCTAGTTAGCCTTTTCAAAGGCAAGGCAATTGATGATGAATTATACGAAGATTTAGAAACCCAATTATTGGTTGCTGATGTGGGAATGGATACCACGCAAAAAATCATTACCCACTTAACGGATAGTGCAAGCCGTAAAGATCTTAAAGACGCAGAAGCCTTGCTTGATATCCTGAAACAGCAAATGGCGGGCATGCTCTCGAAGGTTAACGAACCGCTGAGCGATGCCATTAACGCCCACAATAGCGATGAAGGCCCCTTCGTTATTCTCATGGTTGGTGTAAATGGGGTAGGTAAAACTACCACCATCGGTAAATTAGCTAAGCAGTTCCAGCAGCAGGGCAAAAAAGTAATGCTGGCAGCGGGTGATACCTTTAGGGCTGCTGCTGTAGAGCAATTGCAGGTATGGGGTGAGCGAAACAGTATTCCAGTTATTGCACAGCATACGGGCGCAGATAGTGCGTCAGTACTTTACGATGCGCTAGAAGCTGCAAAATCCCGCAAAACAGATATTCTTATCGCCGATACCGCAGGTCGCTTGCAGAACAAAGACAACTTGATGGAAGAGCTTAAGAAAGTGGTTCGCGTAATGAAAAAGCTGAACCCTAATGCCCCTCACGAAGTCATGCTTACCCTTGATGCGGGTACAGGGCAAAATGCTATTAGCCAAGCGAAGTTATTCAATCAAGCGGTTGGCTTAACTGGTATTACCCTTACCAAACTAGACGGTACCGCAAAAGGTGGTGTTATCTTCTCAATTGCGGATAAATTTGGTATACCTATCAGATATATAGGGGTTGGTGAAGGTATTGATGACTTACGCCAGTTCGACGGTCAAGAATTTATTGATGCGCTATTTAGTGAAATTGATAGCGGCGAGTAG
- the rsmD gene encoding 16S rRNA (guanine(966)-N(2))-methyltransferase RsmD yields the protein MIPLSATMKRVSRPLRASSTAKKSYSTHAKAKGGHIRIISGQWRGRKLPVLDAEGLRPTTDRNKETLFNWLMPYLNEAKCLDVFAGSGGLGLEALSRYALSCDFIELDKSASAQLKKNLALLTANNAQTASVHQGDALAILPTFSGKSFDIMFVDPPFHKGLVAPTLSAIATNNLLSNDGVLYVEHEANLAPISLPDHWQIIKEKRTSALCYYLIKAVW from the coding sequence ATGATACCATTGTCAGCGACTATGAAGCGAGTTTCTCGCCCACTCAGGGCATCTTCAACTGCAAAAAAATCCTATTCTACCCACGCAAAAGCGAAAGGCGGACATATTCGCATTATCAGCGGTCAATGGCGGGGAAGAAAGCTACCGGTTCTCGACGCAGAAGGTTTACGCCCCACCACCGACCGAAATAAAGAAACCTTATTCAATTGGCTTATGCCTTATTTGAATGAAGCAAAGTGCTTAGATGTATTTGCAGGCTCGGGGGGCTTGGGATTAGAAGCGCTGTCACGCTATGCCCTTTCTTGTGATTTTATTGAATTAGATAAATCGGCAAGTGCACAGTTAAAAAAGAATTTGGCGTTATTGACGGCTAATAATGCACAAACTGCTAGCGTCCATCAGGGCGATGCCTTAGCAATACTCCCTACCTTTTCAGGTAAAAGCTTCGATATAATGTTTGTCGATCCGCCTTTTCACAAAGGGTTGGTAGCACCAACGTTATCGGCTATTGCCACTAATAACTTATTGTCAAACGACGGTGTGTTATACGTAGAGCACGAAGCGAACCTTGCGCCTATTTCCCTGCCGGACCACTGGCAAATTATAAAAGAAAAGCGCACATCGGCGCTTTGCTATTATTTGATAAAGGCTGTGTGGTAA
- a CDS encoding YjaG family protein, with translation MAKQKLNTFGRVRALEGFRAVAFSAALLERMIPNYELFCDVTEFGDKEGIRNCLNLVWESVKAPKSKFNLAVQLEKVEVATPDTSDFDTYGVYPAIDAAIGLAAVLNLIAGDDPQGAVVVSKLSQGSVEAYLLESGEADDETVKEHPLMVFEVEVQEALLDCVEAGKSPASTADALKAIALEEGISNIGLDLA, from the coding sequence ATGGCAAAGCAAAAACTTAATACATTTGGGCGTGTGCGCGCGCTCGAAGGATTCAGAGCGGTTGCCTTTAGTGCAGCTTTGCTTGAGCGAATGATTCCTAACTACGAGCTATTCTGTGATGTCACCGAATTTGGTGATAAAGAAGGTATTCGTAACTGTCTCAATCTTGTATGGGAGTCGGTAAAAGCACCTAAAAGTAAGTTCAATCTTGCAGTACAGCTTGAAAAAGTGGAAGTGGCGACGCCCGATACTAGCGATTTTGATACCTATGGTGTGTATCCCGCGATTGATGCCGCAATTGGGTTGGCCGCTGTGCTTAATCTTATTGCCGGCGACGACCCACAAGGTGCGGTAGTTGTTAGTAAGCTTTCTCAAGGTAGCGTAGAAGCTTACTTGTTAGAAAGCGGCGAAGCCGATGATGAAACCGTAAAAGAGCACCCACTTATGGTGTTTGAAGTAGAAGTGCAAGAAGCATTGCTTGACTGTGTTGAAGCTGGAAAGTCACCTGCTAGCACGGCTGATGCGCTAAAAGCGATTGCGTTAGAAGAAGGTATTTCGAATATCGGTCTCGATTTGGCTTAA
- a CDS encoding YhgN family NAAT transporter has product MDTWSAAVMLFLIMDPLGNLPVFMSVLKSIEPRRRQMILIRELLFALGILFLFLFSGQSVLNFLNVEQETVSIAGGIILFLIALKMIFPSAGNPSGLAVGEEPFLVPLAIPMIAGPSTLAALILLANQNPDRMSDWALALGASWLISAVILMFSNVFHKLLGERGLIAMERLMGMILVMIAIQMLLDGATQYFMHATGAD; this is encoded by the coding sequence ATGGATACTTGGTCAGCAGCCGTCATGTTATTCTTGATCATGGATCCTCTTGGCAATTTGCCTGTGTTCATGTCGGTTTTAAAGTCGATAGAACCTCGAAGACGGCAAATGATTCTCATCAGAGAATTACTGTTTGCATTAGGAATTTTGTTTTTATTCCTATTTAGCGGTCAGTCGGTGTTAAATTTCCTCAATGTTGAACAAGAAACAGTCAGCATTGCTGGGGGTATTATCTTATTTTTGATTGCGCTTAAAATGATTTTTCCGTCAGCAGGTAACCCTAGTGGGCTCGCTGTTGGCGAAGAGCCATTCTTGGTGCCGCTGGCTATACCAATGATTGCGGGGCCCTCAACATTAGCGGCGCTCATTCTTCTGGCAAACCAAAACCCAGATCGTATGTCTGACTGGGCACTTGCGCTTGGCGCCTCATGGTTAATAAGTGCAGTAATTTTGATGTTTTCAAATGTGTTTCATAAGCTATTAGGCGAACGTGGTCTTATTGCAATGGAACGACTAATGGGGATGATCCTCGTCATGATAGCCATTCAAATGCTTCTTGATGGTGCTACTCAATACTTTATGCATGCCACCGGAGCTGATTAA
- a CDS encoding MerR family transcriptional regulator, with the protein MSLMTVKEVAAYLGVQEVRVERLERESLLVAKEKDTDGNALFDSADVERYKVLAERLGGI; encoded by the coding sequence ATGAGTTTGATGACTGTAAAAGAAGTAGCGGCCTATTTGGGTGTTCAGGAAGTTAGAGTAGAACGCTTGGAAAGAGAAAGCCTCTTGGTGGCAAAAGAAAAAGACACTGACGGCAATGCCTTGTTTGATAGCGCAGATGTAGAGCGTTACAAAGTGCTTGCTGAGCGCTTAGGCGGTATTTAA
- the pepB gene encoding aminopeptidase PepB produces MAEFTVSLSSDKANSAWGENTKLSFSENGAVIHLPIGDNSDSGALERTIQQVARKLDGLNIPEVALTGKWTKEQQWAFALSFTRARNPSTIKWADNDDKQWLEQNYAALLFTRQLVNDTPEDLSPETLAQRAAVWLSELGKEHVSYTMTVGEELKDAGWTGIYNVGRGSERPPVMLELDYNPTGDPDAPVEAVLVGKGITFDSGGYSIKSSEGMLDMKCDMGGAATVTGALGLAISQGISKRLKLILCCAENLISGHAYKLGDVLTYKNGVTVEVVNTDAEGRLVLADGLMAATETGAPLIIDAATLTGAAVVALGSDYHAVFSMDDNARSQMLAAASAENERFWPLPIEPFHAERCPSAFADTANSRPMKGGGGGGASNAAGFLSRFVNPEGKGWVHLDLAAAYHGGATAEMPVGATAKGIRSIARMLQDFK; encoded by the coding sequence ATGGCAGAATTTACCGTAAGCTTATCCTCAGATAAAGCCAATAGTGCGTGGGGAGAAAATACCAAGCTCTCTTTTAGTGAAAATGGCGCAGTAATCCACTTGCCAATTGGCGATAATAGCGACAGTGGCGCGCTTGAGCGCACAATTCAACAAGTCGCGCGAAAACTTGATGGATTAAACATTCCCGAAGTGGCCTTAACGGGCAAGTGGACCAAAGAACAACAATGGGCTTTCGCGTTAAGTTTTACCCGAGCTCGCAACCCTTCAACTATCAAGTGGGCCGATAACGACGATAAACAGTGGCTAGAGCAGAACTACGCAGCTTTACTATTTACCCGTCAGTTAGTGAACGACACACCAGAAGATTTAAGCCCTGAAACCTTAGCGCAGCGTGCAGCAGTTTGGTTGTCTGAATTAGGTAAAGAGCATGTGTCTTATACCATGACAGTGGGTGAAGAATTAAAAGACGCGGGTTGGACAGGTATTTACAACGTGGGCAGAGGCAGTGAACGCCCCCCTGTGATGTTAGAGCTTGATTACAACCCGACAGGTGATCCTGATGCGCCCGTTGAAGCGGTTCTAGTAGGGAAAGGAATAACTTTCGACAGTGGTGGTTACAGCATTAAATCAAGTGAAGGTATGCTTGATATGAAATGTGATATGGGCGGAGCAGCTACCGTAACCGGCGCACTAGGCCTTGCCATTAGCCAAGGTATTAGTAAGCGTTTAAAGCTCATTTTATGCTGTGCAGAAAACTTAATTAGTGGCCATGCTTATAAATTGGGTGATGTACTTACTTATAAAAACGGCGTGACCGTTGAAGTCGTCAATACCGATGCGGAAGGTCGCTTAGTATTGGCTGATGGCCTAATGGCGGCAACAGAAACTGGCGCTCCACTCATTATCGATGCGGCCACTTTGACGGGGGCAGCAGTGGTAGCGCTAGGTTCTGACTATCACGCCGTATTTTCAATGGATGACAATGCTCGTTCACAAATGCTTGCGGCAGCAAGCGCTGAAAATGAGCGTTTTTGGCCATTGCCTATTGAACCTTTTCATGCAGAACGTTGCCCGTCTGCCTTTGCAGATACCGCTAACAGCCGACCTATGAAAGGCGGTGGTGGTGGCGGTGCATCTAATGCGGCAGGCTTCTTATCACGCTTTGTAAACCCTGAAGGAAAAGGATGGGTGCACTTAGATTTAGCGGCGGCTTATCATGGCGGCGCAACGGCAGAAATGCCAGTAGGTGCAACAGCCAAGGGAATTCGAAGCATTGCAAGAATGCTTCAAGACTTTAAATAA
- the sfsA gene encoding DNA/RNA nuclease SfsA, giving the protein MFFSPSLLRGTLIKRYKRFLADVKLEDGSIVTAHCPNTGAMTGCAEPGYTVYLSESDNPKRKLKYTWELAQTFDGDFIGINTHNANKLVAEALNNKVLSAFSDINHWKAEVTPPGGNSRFDFACGQGDTLEYIEVKSVTLARGNQGFFPDAVTARGAKHCLELAELSQQGISTCLLFCVQHTGVHSVQVARDIDPVYADAVHTAVTSGVKFLAASCSIDEQKIVINQTLPVNV; this is encoded by the coding sequence ATGTTTTTTTCGCCATCACTACTACGTGGCACCTTAATTAAACGCTATAAACGGTTTCTTGCCGACGTAAAACTTGAAGACGGCTCAATAGTCACTGCGCATTGCCCTAATACGGGGGCGATGACAGGGTGCGCCGAACCTGGCTACACCGTCTATTTGAGCGAATCTGACAATCCTAAGCGAAAGTTAAAATATACCTGGGAGCTTGCCCAAACCTTTGACGGCGATTTCATTGGCATTAACACTCACAATGCTAATAAATTGGTGGCAGAGGCACTAAATAACAAGGTCTTGTCTGCATTTTCTGATATTAATCATTGGAAAGCTGAAGTAACACCGCCTGGCGGTAATAGTCGTTTCGACTTTGCCTGCGGTCAAGGTGACACCCTTGAGTATATTGAGGTGAAATCTGTCACACTGGCGCGGGGAAACCAAGGATTCTTTCCTGATGCAGTAACCGCTAGAGGTGCAAAACATTGTTTAGAACTTGCAGAACTCTCTCAACAAGGTATAAGTACCTGCTTATTATTTTGTGTTCAGCATACGGGCGTGCATTCTGTACAAGTAGCGCGAGATATTGATCCTGTTTACGCCGACGCCGTACACACCGCGGTCACATCAGGAGTCAAGTTCCTCGCAGCAAGCTGTTCAATTGATGAACAAAAAATAGTTATAAATCAAACACTACCAGTAAACGTGTGA
- the dksA gene encoding RNA polymerase-binding protein DksA → MPTGKETKSLGLLALAGLQPYQATADEEYMGEPQMEHFRLLLKAWRNQLREEVDRTVTHMKDEAANFPDPVDRAAQEEEFSLELRTRDRERKLIKKIEKTLKRIEEDDFGFCDQCGIEIGIRRLEARPTADLCIDCKTMAEIKEKQLQG, encoded by the coding sequence ATGCCAACAGGAAAAGAAACAAAATCCCTAGGGCTATTAGCACTAGCAGGATTGCAGCCGTACCAGGCTACCGCTGACGAAGAGTACATGGGCGAGCCGCAAATGGAGCACTTCCGTTTACTGCTTAAAGCATGGCGCAACCAACTTCGTGAAGAAGTTGACCGCACCGTTACGCACATGAAAGACGAAGCAGCAAACTTTCCAGACCCGGTAGACCGCGCTGCGCAAGAAGAAGAGTTCAGCCTTGAATTACGTACTCGCGACCGCGAACGTAAATTGATCAAGAAGATTGAGAAGACTCTTAAGCGTATTGAAGAAGATGACTTTGGTTTTTGTGACCAATGTGGCATTGAAATCGGTATTCGTCGCTTAGAGGCTCGTCCTACGGCCGATCTGTGTATCGACTGTAAGACCATGGCAGAAATCAAAGAAAAGCAACTACAAGGTTAA
- a CDS encoding glutamate--tRNA ligase family protein codes for MPSKIDSSPQYVGRFAPSPSGQLHFGSLVTALASYLDARHHNGQWLVRMEDIDAPRCLPGVDSDILLTLECHGLHWDGSVLYQQQQHTRYQAKLDSLLADKSAYFCACTRKQIKANGGHDNHYCRDLGLTAQSETESASDTRSLAIRLKLDCQLDAFDDGIMGGVDKTGALSVVNSVAHSTSSGLVEAERHTVKRSNNSNSNDDSISASRVTPLSTAPEDVVIKRSDGLFAYNFVVALDDEYQGVTDIIRGSDLLNITPLQRAIYRSLGCYVPKYGHIPVAAVSPGRKLSKQNHAAPINNKNVLENIVNGLSFLGQGDYHANEFEDATQLLTMAISRWDRKLVPKIAEIIVGKHESTYYSHPL; via the coding sequence ATGCCATCTAAAATCGACTCCTCACCTCAATATGTCGGCCGCTTCGCGCCTTCGCCGTCCGGGCAACTTCATTTCGGCTCTTTAGTTACCGCGCTCGCTAGCTACCTAGATGCACGCCATCACAATGGGCAATGGTTAGTTCGAATGGAAGACATTGACGCACCGCGATGTTTACCTGGTGTCGACAGCGACATTTTGCTTACCCTTGAATGCCATGGCCTTCACTGGGATGGTAGCGTTTTATATCAACAACAGCAGCATACACGGTATCAGGCAAAACTTGATAGCCTACTAGCAGACAAATCAGCCTATTTTTGTGCCTGTACTCGCAAGCAAATAAAAGCAAACGGCGGGCACGACAACCACTATTGTCGAGACCTAGGCCTAACCGCTCAGTCAGAAACCGAATCAGCATCTGATACCCGTAGCTTAGCAATACGATTAAAACTTGATTGCCAATTAGATGCCTTCGATGACGGTATTATGGGCGGTGTTGATAAAACAGGGGCACTATCAGTAGTGAATTCTGTAGCCCATTCAACATCATCTGGTTTAGTCGAAGCGGAACGCCACACAGTCAAACGCAGTAACAATAGTAATAGCAACGATGACTCAATAAGCGCAAGCAGAGTAACACCGTTAAGCACAGCACCAGAAGATGTAGTGATTAAGCGCAGCGATGGCCTTTTCGCCTACAATTTTGTTGTAGCGTTAGACGATGAATATCAGGGTGTAACAGACATTATTCGAGGCAGCGACCTCTTAAATATCACCCCGCTTCAACGCGCTATTTATCGTTCATTGGGCTGCTATGTGCCAAAATATGGGCATATTCCAGTTGCTGCAGTGTCACCAGGGCGAAAGCTGAGTAAACAAAACCATGCAGCGCCTATTAACAACAAAAATGTGCTGGAAAATATCGTTAATGGCCTGTCTTTTTTAGGCCAAGGTGACTACCACGCTAACGAATTTGAAGACGCCACACAACTGCTTACTATGGCAATATCGCGCTGGGATAGGAAATTAGTACCTAAAATAGCCGAAATTATTGTGGGCAAGCACGAATCCACTTATTATAGCCATCCTTTATAA
- the pcnB gene encoding polynucleotide adenylyltransferase PcnB, translating into MTRGEHGISREDVSPNALKVMYRLNGAGFESYLVGGCVRDILMGHEPKDFDVATNATPEQIKGLFRNCRLIGRRFRLAHVVFGREVIEVATFRGHHTEEPEAKEVPKNKAVSKRDAHGQLVRDNVFGSIEEDAERRDFTFNAMYYSVADFTVKDFANGLEAIEKREVRLIGDPEVRYREDPVRMLRAVRFATKLSMRISNDTAAPIKQLASLLNNIPAARLFEETLKLFLSGQGEKTFMMLREYGLIAPLFPQLAPFIEDENSREMQFVRKVLQNTDERINNDQRVTPAFLYAALLWYPLEERAQIMQAESGLSAHDAFNLASTEVIAKQTQRIMIPKRFSTVIRDIWILQQRLPKRFGRRAFQLLTHPKFRAGYDFLLVRGQVEGGALLELAQWWTHFQHGEPGKQKKMLNDLRRQEGDGPKPRKRKRRPASRNTDA; encoded by the coding sequence ATGACTCGTGGGGAGCACGGCATCTCTCGCGAAGACGTGAGCCCTAATGCGTTGAAGGTCATGTATCGCCTTAACGGAGCAGGCTTCGAGTCTTATTTGGTCGGAGGTTGTGTTCGCGATATTTTGATGGGGCATGAGCCCAAGGACTTTGATGTGGCCACCAATGCCACACCGGAACAAATTAAAGGGCTGTTTAGAAACTGCCGTTTGATTGGCCGTCGTTTCAGACTAGCCCACGTTGTTTTTGGTCGTGAAGTGATAGAAGTAGCAACCTTCCGTGGCCATCACACCGAAGAGCCTGAAGCGAAAGAAGTACCGAAGAACAAAGCAGTGTCAAAGCGAGATGCCCACGGGCAACTGGTTAGAGATAATGTTTTTGGTAGCATTGAAGAAGATGCCGAACGCCGAGATTTCACATTCAATGCCATGTACTACAGTGTGGCAGACTTCACCGTAAAAGATTTTGCAAATGGTCTAGAAGCGATTGAAAAACGTGAAGTACGTTTAATAGGCGACCCAGAAGTTCGTTATCGTGAAGATCCTGTTCGCATGCTTCGTGCTGTGCGTTTCGCAACCAAGCTTTCAATGCGTATAAGCAATGACACCGCCGCTCCTATCAAGCAGCTAGCGAGCTTGCTAAACAATATCCCGGCCGCTCGATTGTTCGAAGAAACCTTAAAGCTGTTCTTATCTGGTCAAGGTGAGAAAACCTTTATGATGCTTCGTGAGTACGGCTTGATTGCACCGTTATTTCCACAACTTGCACCGTTTATCGAAGACGAAAATAGTCGTGAAATGCAGTTTGTACGAAAAGTGCTGCAAAATACCGATGAAAGAATTAATAATGATCAACGAGTTACACCTGCATTCTTATATGCTGCATTGCTCTGGTATCCGCTAGAAGAGCGCGCACAAATAATGCAGGCAGAGTCTGGGTTAAGCGCGCATGATGCATTCAACCTTGCGTCAACTGAAGTGATTGCGAAACAGACTCAACGCATTATGATCCCCAAGCGCTTTTCCACGGTTATTCGCGACATTTGGATTTTACAGCAACGCCTTCCTAAGCGTTTTGGCCGTCGTGCCTTTCAGCTGTTAACTCATCCTAAATTTCGTGCCGGTTATGATTTTCTACTCGTTCGCGGGCAAGTTGAGGGCGGAGCCCTATTGGAACTTGCCCAGTGGTGGACGCATTTTCAGCACGGCGAACCTGGCAAGCAAAAGAAAATGTTAAACGACTTGCGTCGCCAAGAGGGTGATGGCCCCAAACCAAGGAAGCGTAAACGCCGCCCAGCATCGAGAAATACCGATGCATAA
- the folK gene encoding 2-amino-4-hydroxy-6-hydroxymethyldihydropteridine diphosphokinase, producing MHKEHVYIGIGSNLGDPVQHVEDAFIALGLLEGTRVLTCSSLYSSKPMGPQDQPDYINAVSLIETTLEPHKLLGELQRTEHDFGRERKGQRWGARTLDLDILLYGSQTISTPELTVPHIGMSEREFVLVPLFEIAQSMVMPDGKPISHWVAKCSLDGLKRLRASI from the coding sequence ATGCATAAAGAGCACGTTTATATTGGTATTGGCAGCAACCTTGGCGACCCCGTTCAACACGTTGAAGACGCCTTTATTGCGCTGGGCTTGCTTGAAGGAACTCGGGTGCTTACGTGCTCATCGTTGTATTCTAGTAAGCCTATGGGTCCGCAAGACCAACCGGATTACATTAACGCGGTATCCCTGATTGAAACGACCTTAGAGCCGCATAAACTACTCGGTGAGTTACAGCGTACTGAGCACGACTTTGGCCGAGAACGTAAAGGGCAACGCTGGGGCGCAAGAACTCTCGATTTGGACATATTACTTTACGGTAGCCAAACTATTTCTACGCCTGAACTTACCGTGCCACATATTGGCATGTCTGAACGGGAATTTGTGTTAGTTCCTCTGTTTGAAATAGCCCAATCTATGGTTATGCCCGACGGAAAACCTATTTCACACTGGGTTGCTAAGTGCTCGCTTGATGGTCTTAAACGCCTGCGCGCTTCCATTTAG